From Mucilaginibacter rubeus, a single genomic window includes:
- the ilvC gene encoding ketol-acid reductoisomerase, with translation MAKLNFGGTEENVVTREEFPLSKAQEVLKDEVVAVIGYGVQGPGQALNQKDNGINVIVGQRKGTKTWDKAISDGFVPGETLFEIEEALEKGTVICYLLSDAAQIALWPTVKKHLTPGKALYFSHGFGITFNEQTGIVPPADVDVFLVAPKGSGTSLRRMFLQGRGLNSSYAIFQDATGKAFDRVIALGIAVGSGYLFETNFKKEVYSDLTGERGTLMGCVQGIFAAQYDVLRSHGHSPSEAFNETVEELTQSLMPLVAENGMDWMYANCSTTAQRGALDWWKKFRDATKPVFEELYESVATGKESQRSIDSNSQPDYREKLDAELKELRESELWQAGKTVRSLRPENQVVEA, from the coding sequence ATGGCAAAACTAAATTTCGGCGGCACTGAAGAAAACGTAGTAACCCGCGAAGAGTTCCCTTTATCAAAAGCTCAGGAAGTATTAAAAGATGAAGTAGTAGCGGTAATTGGCTACGGTGTACAAGGTCCGGGCCAGGCCCTGAACCAAAAAGATAACGGTATCAACGTAATTGTTGGTCAGCGTAAAGGCACCAAAACTTGGGATAAAGCTATCAGCGATGGCTTTGTACCGGGCGAAACCCTTTTTGAAATTGAAGAAGCTTTAGAAAAAGGAACTGTAATTTGCTACTTATTGAGCGATGCAGCCCAGATCGCGTTATGGCCAACTGTTAAAAAACACTTAACTCCAGGCAAAGCCCTTTATTTCTCTCACGGCTTTGGTATCACTTTCAACGAGCAAACAGGCATTGTGCCTCCTGCTGATGTTGACGTGTTCCTGGTTGCTCCTAAAGGTTCAGGTACTTCATTACGTCGTATGTTCCTGCAAGGCCGTGGCTTAAACTCAAGCTACGCTATCTTCCAGGATGCTACCGGTAAAGCATTTGATCGTGTTATCGCTTTAGGTATCGCTGTAGGTAGCGGTTACTTATTCGAAACCAACTTCAAAAAAGAAGTATACAGCGATTTAACCGGCGAGCGTGGTACTTTAATGGGTTGCGTTCAAGGTATCTTCGCTGCTCAGTACGATGTATTACGTAGCCATGGTCACTCACCATCTGAAGCATTTAACGAAACTGTTGAAGAGCTTACCCAATCATTAATGCCGCTTGTTGCTGAAAACGGTATGGACTGGATGTACGCAAACTGTTCAACTACTGCTCAACGTGGTGCACTTGACTGGTGGAAAAAATTCCGTGACGCTACTAAACCTGTGTTTGAAGAGCTTTACGAAAGTGTTGCTACCGGTAAAGAATCACAACGTTCTATCGATTCAAATAGCCAGCCAGATTACCGCGAAAAACTGGATGCCGAACTGAAAGAATTACGCGAAAGCGAATTATGGCAAGCAGGCAAAACCGTACGCAGCTTACGTCCTGAAAACCAGGTTGTAGAAGCTTAA
- the leuC gene encoding 3-isopropylmalate dehydratase large subunit — protein MGQTLFDKIWDAHVVSSSEGFPDILYIDTHFIHEVTSPQAFDGLRQRGLPVFRPKQTVATADHNVPTIDQHLPIKEELSRYQVDMLTKNCKEFGVELYGLGHPYQGIVHVIGPELGITRPGGTYVCGDSHTSTHGAFGAIAFGIGTSQVEQVLATQCLLQSRPKRMKIEVNGKLQKGVGAKDIILYIIAHISAAGGTGYAVEYAGDTIRSLSMEGRMTICNMSIEMGARCGLIAPDETTINYVKGREFAPKGEEWDKAVAYWETLYSDADAQFDEVLSFKAEDIEPMITYGTNPGMGIGVTQHVPETASFEAKEQGSYKKALDYMGLHDDETLLGKPIDYVFIGSCTNSRIEDLRQVAEFVKGKHKADNVTVWVVPGSKQVQQQAIAEGLDKIFNEAGFPLREPGCSACLGMNEDKIPAGKYCVSTSNRNFEGRQGPNSRTFLASPLTAAASAITGVVTDIRQFLNEEELVG, from the coding sequence ATGGGACAAACATTATTTGATAAGATCTGGGATGCGCACGTCGTCAGCAGCAGCGAGGGGTTCCCGGATATTTTGTACATCGATACACATTTCATTCACGAGGTAACCAGTCCGCAGGCATTTGATGGTTTGCGTCAGCGAGGCTTACCCGTTTTCAGGCCAAAACAAACTGTGGCCACTGCCGATCACAACGTTCCAACCATTGATCAGCACTTACCCATTAAAGAAGAACTTTCACGCTACCAGGTAGATATGCTCACCAAAAACTGTAAAGAGTTTGGTGTTGAGCTATATGGCTTAGGCCACCCGTACCAGGGTATCGTTCACGTTATAGGCCCCGAGCTGGGCATCACCCGTCCGGGTGGTACTTATGTTTGCGGCGACAGTCACACTTCAACCCACGGCGCTTTTGGTGCCATTGCCTTTGGTATTGGTACATCGCAGGTTGAGCAGGTATTGGCTACGCAATGTTTACTTCAGTCGCGCCCAAAACGCATGAAAATTGAAGTGAACGGCAAATTACAAAAAGGCGTTGGCGCCAAAGATATTATCCTTTACATCATTGCGCATATCTCGGCTGCCGGTGGTACCGGTTATGCTGTTGAATATGCAGGCGATACCATCCGCTCGCTGAGCATGGAAGGCCGCATGACCATCTGCAACATGAGTATCGAGATGGGTGCACGGTGCGGGCTTATTGCTCCCGACGAAACCACCATCAACTACGTAAAAGGTCGCGAATTTGCCCCTAAAGGCGAAGAGTGGGATAAAGCAGTTGCTTACTGGGAAACTTTATACTCTGATGCTGACGCTCAGTTTGATGAAGTATTATCCTTTAAAGCCGAAGATATTGAGCCGATGATCACCTACGGAACCAATCCGGGTATGGGCATCGGTGTTACACAACACGTTCCTGAAACTGCTTCATTTGAAGCTAAAGAACAGGGATCATACAAAAAAGCCCTTGATTACATGGGCCTGCACGATGATGAAACGCTATTGGGTAAACCAATTGATTATGTATTCATCGGCAGCTGTACCAACTCGCGCATTGAAGACCTGCGCCAGGTTGCCGAGTTTGTAAAAGGTAAACACAAGGCCGATAATGTTACTGTATGGGTAGTTCCCGGCTCAAAACAAGTACAGCAGCAGGCTATTGCCGAAGGCCTTGATAAAATATTTAACGAAGCCGGGTTCCCGCTCCGCGAACCAGGTTGCAGCGCATGCCTTGGCATGAACGAAGATAAGATACCGGCAGGTAAATACTGCGTATCAACCTCAAACCGCAACTTTGAAGGCCGCCAGGGACCAAACAGCCGTACCTTCCTTGCCAGCCCCCTAACCGCGGCAGCAAGCGCTATTACAGGTG